The following proteins are co-located in the Vigna unguiculata cultivar IT97K-499-35 chromosome 9, ASM411807v1, whole genome shotgun sequence genome:
- the LOC114162865 gene encoding stress-response A/B barrel domain-containing protein HS1-like has translation MAEAKKEVRLVILAKFKEDATPEKIEEAITEYAKLVDVIPAMNKFHWGKDESFRVNLHLHEGYTHIFESSFDSYDGIQEYEDHPEHAVFEQLLLSRTEKLLAFTYEPTIVNLQK, from the exons ATGGCAGAAGCAAAGAAAGAAGTGAGACTTGTGATATTGGCAAAGTTCAAGGAAGATGCCACTCCAGAGAAGATTGAAGAGGCCATAACAGAATATGCAAAACTAGTGGATGTCATCCCAGCCATGAACAAGTTCCATtg GGGAAAAGATGAAAGTTTCAGAGTTAACCTGCACCTGCATGAAGGGTACACTCATATCTTTGAATCAAGCTTTGACAGCTACGATGGTATTCAAGAGTATGAAGACCACCCTGAGCATGCTGTCTTTGAACAACTGCTTCTTTCCCGCACTGAGAAACTGCTTGCCTTTACCTATGAACCTACCATTGTTAACCTTCAGAAGTAA
- the LOC114162612 gene encoding stress-response A/B barrel domain-containing protein HS1-like yields MEEAKGVVKHLLLAKFKDDITPEKIEELIKGYANLVNLIPPMKAFHWGKDVSAENLHQGFTHVFESTFESTEGVAEYVAHPAHVEFANRFLSSTEKVVVIDYKPTS; encoded by the exons ATGGAGGAAGCAAAGGGAGTAGTCAAACACTTGCTGCTGGCAAAGTTCAAGGACGATATCACGCCAGAGAAGATTGAAGAACTGATCAAGGGCTATGCCAACCTAGTCAATCTTATCCCACCCATGAAAGCATTCCACTG GGGAAAAGATGTGAGTGCTGAAAACCTGCATCAAGGCTTCACTCATGTGTTTGAATCAACCTTTGAGAGTACAGAAGGCGTTGCAGAGTATGTAGCTCATCCTGCTCATGTTGAATTTGCAAATCGGTTCCTTTCCTCTACAGAGAAAGTAGTTGTGATTGACTATAAGCCTACCAGTTAA
- the LOC114162770 gene encoding stress-response A/B barrel domain-containing protein HS1-like, translated as MEEAKGVVKHIVLAKFKDDVTPEKIEELIKGYANLVNLVPPMKSFHWGKDVSAENLHQGFTHVFESTFESTEAIAEYVAHPAHVEFGNLLLSNLEKIIVIDYKPTS; from the exons ATGGAGGAAGCAAAGGGAGTAGTGAAACACATAGTGCTCGCAAAGTTCAAGGACGATGTCACTCCAGAGAAGATTGAAGAACTCATCAAGGGTTATGCCAACCTGGTCAATCTTGTCCCACCCATGAAATCCTTCCATTG GGGAAAAGATGTGAGTGCTGAAAACCTGCATCAAGGCTTCACTCATGTGTTTGAATCAACCTTTGAGAGTACAGAAGCCATTGCAGAGTATGTAGCTCATCCTGCTCATGTTGAGTTTGGaaatttgttactttccaatctGGAGAAAATAATTGTGATTGACTATAAGCCTACCAGTTAA
- the LOC114163055 gene encoding ER membrane protein complex subunit 1 codes for MAMAIRVFLLLLFFLSSTNIGYSLYEDQVGLMDWHQQYIGKVKHALFHTQKTGRKRVLVSTEENVVASLDLRHGEIFWRHVLGTNDVVDGLDIALGKYVITLSSDGSILRAWNLPDGQMVWETSLQGSKTSKSILYIPKNPKSDKDDLILVFGKGSLHAVSSIDGEVLWRKDFAGESIEVSHIIQSTDKIYVAGFVGSSKFYVYGLNADSGELLKNDHTILPCDTFGELLSVSGDKFVVLDKMRSKILTINIKNGEISYKQTLISDLIKESSGQAVILPSRLPELFALRIDSLVLTIKVTNEDDLVLVDKINNAAAVSDALSISEGQHAFAFIQHEGSNIHLFVKDVNDWNGDLLKESIIIDHQRGNIEKIFINNYVRTDRSYGFRALMVMEDHSLLLVQQGEIVWSREDGLASVVDVTTSELPVEKEGVSVATVEQNLFEWLKGHVLKLKGTLMIASPEDVVAIQAMRLRSSEKSKMTRDHNGFRKLLIVLTRAGKVFALHTGDGRVVWSILLHTLRKTEVCEHPVGLNIYQWQVPHHHALDENPSILVVGRCGPSLAAPAALSFIDAYTGKELNSLRLAHTIAQVIPLPYTDSTEQRLHLIIDIDQHAYLYPRTPEAIDILQREFSNVYWYSVEDDNGIVRGHALKTNCIHKIVDEYCFDFRDLWSIVFPSESEKIIATVTRKSNEVVHTQAKVMTDYDVMYKYVSNNILFVANAAPKATGEIGTATPEEAWLVIYIIDTVTGRILHRMTHHGCQGPVHAVFSENWVVYHYFNLRAHRYEMSVIEVYDQSRADNKDVWKFVLGKHNLTSPISSYYRPEVTTKSQSYFFTHSVKAIEVTLTSKGITSKQLLIGTIGDQVLALDKRFLDPRRTLNPSQAEKEEGIIPLTDSLPIIPQSYITHSLKVEGLRGIVTVPAKLESTSLVFAYGVDLFFTQIAPSRTYDSLTEDFSYALLLLTIVALVAAIFVTWVLSERKDLQEKWK; via the exons ATGGCCATGGCGATTAGGGTTTTTCTCctccttcttttctttctctcatcAACTAATATCGGTTATTCTCTTTACGAAGATCAAGTTGGTCTCATGGATTG GCACCAACAGTACATCGGGAAAGTAAAGCACGCTTTGTTCCACACTCAAAAGACTGGCCGGAAGCGTGTTTTGGTGTCCACTGAAGAGAACGTTGTAGCTTCACTCGACCTTCGTCATGGAGAAATTt TTTGGAGGCATGTTCTTGGGACCAACGATGTTGTTGATGGACTTGACATTGCCCTGGGAAAAT ATGTCATAACTCTTTCCTCGGATGGAAGTATATTGAGAGCATGGAACCTTCCTGATGGACAGATGGTTTGGGAGACTTCTCTTCAAGGATCAAAGACATCAAAGTCAATATTATACATTCCA AAAAACCCAAAATCTGACAAGGATGACTTGATCCTTGTTTTTGGTAAAGGCAGTCTCCATGCTGTTTCCAGCATAGATGGTGAAGTTCTCTGGAGGAAAGATTTTGCGGGTGAAAG CATTGAGGTTAGCCATATTATTCAGTCCACTGACAAGATCTATGTTGCTGGTTTTGTTGGCTCTTCAAAGTTTTATGTGTATGGATTGAATGCTGATAGTGGAGAattgctcaagaatgatcataCAATACTTCCCTGTGATACTTTTGGGGAATTATTATCAGTCTCAGGTGATAAGTTTGTGGTACTGGATAAGATGAGGTCTAAGATATTGACGATAAACATCAAGAATGGAGAGATTAGTTACAAACAGACGCTCATTTCAGACCTCATCAAAGAGTCATCTGGACAGGCAGTAATATTACCATCAAGGCTTCCTGAGTTGTTTGCATTGCGTATTGACTCCCTTGTTCTTACAATTAAAGTGACAAATGAAGATGACTTGGTGCTGGTGGACAAAATTAATAATGCAGCTGCTGTTAGTGATGCTCTGTCAATCTCAGAAGGTCAACACGCTTTTGCATTTATTCAACATGAAGGCAGTAATATTCACCTCTTTGTAAAGGACGTTAATGATTGGAATGGTGATTTACTCAAGGAAAGTATAATAATAGACCATCAAAGAGGGAACATTGAGAAGatttttataaacaattatgTGAGAACAGATAGATCGTATGGTTTTAGAGCATTGATGGTAATGGAAGATCATTCGCTATTATTAGTACAACAAGGAGAAATTGTCTGGAGTAGAGAGGATGGTCTTGCATCAGTTGTAGATGTCACAACGTCTGAACTACCTGTGGAAAAGGAAGGTGTATCAGTGGCAACAGTGGAACAGAACCTCTTTGAATGGCTTAAG GGACATGTGCTGAAGCTCAAAGGAACTTTAATGATTGCAAGCCCCGAGGATGTAGTAGCTATTCAAGCGATGCGGTTAAGGAGTTCTGAGAAAAGCAAAATGACTCGTGATCATAATGGTTTTCGTAAGTTGCTTATAGTACTTACAAGGGCTGGAAAGGTTTTTGCTTTGCACACTGGAGATGGACGTGTAGTTTGGTCTATTCTACTTCATACACTGCGTAAAACAGAAGTGTGTGAACATCCCGTTGGGCTTAACATTTATCAGTGGCAGGTTCCTCATCATCATGCCTTGGATGAGAATCCATCTATCCTTGTAGTTGGGCGATGTGGGCCAAGTTTGGCTGCACCGGCTGCTCTTTCTTTTATTGATGCATACACAGGGAAGGAACTCAATTCGTTGAGACTTGCTCATACCATTGCTCAAGTTATTCCTCTGCCTTATACCGATTCAACTGAACAGCGTCTGCATCTAATTATAGACATAGATCAACATGCATACCTATACCCAAGAACTCCTGAAGCTATTGACATTTTGCAACGTGAATTTTCAAATGTGTACTGGTACTCAGTTGAGGATGATAATGGTATTGTCAGAGGTCATGCCTTGAAGACTAATTGCATTCACAAAATAGTTGATGAGTACTGCTTTGATTTCCGGGATCTATGGTCTATTGTATTCCCATCTGAATCAGAAAAGATTATTGCAACGGTAACTAGAAAATCAAATGAG GTTGTTCatactcaagcaaaagttatgACTGACTATGATGTCATGTATAAGTATGTATCGAACAATATACTTTTTGTCGCGAATGCAGCACCTAAAGCCACAGGGGAAATTGGAACAGCCACCCCAGAGGAGGCTTGGTTGGTCATCTATATCATTGATACCGTGACTGGTCGTATATTGCATAGAATGACACATCATGGTTGCCAGGGTCCTGTTCATGCG GTATTTAGTGAAAACTGGGTTGTCTATCACTATTTTAATCTCAGAGCACACAGATATGAGATGTCAGTTATCGAGGTCTATGATCAGTCTCGAGCG GATAACAAAGATGTCTGGAAGTTTGTTCTTGGAAAGCATAATCTTACATCACCCATTTCTTCTTATTATCGACCAGAAGTTACAACAAAATCACAGTCGTACTTTTTTACCCATTCTGTGAAAGCAATAGAAGTGACTTTGACGTCCAAGGGTATAACTTCTAAGCAGCTTCTTATTGGAACAATTGGTGATCAG GTATTGGCACTTGATAAACGCTTTTTGGATCCTCGGCGCACACTTAATCCCTCGCAAGCTGAGAAAGAGGAAGGAATTATTCCTCTGACCGATTCATTGCCCATCATTCCTCAG TCCTATATTACACATTCCCTTAAAGTGGAAGGTCTGCGAGGCATAGTAACAGTGCCTGCCAAGCTGGAGTCTACATCCCTCGTCTTTGCCTACGGGGTAGATCTATTTTTTACTCAGATTGCTCCTTCTAGGACCTACGATTCATTAACTGAAGATTTCAGCTATGCTCTACTTCTCCTAACAATTGTTGCACTTGTGGCTGCAATATTTGTCACTTGGGTATTATCTGAGAGGAAAGATCTGCAAGAGAAATGGAAATGA
- the LOC114195862 gene encoding probable beta-1,4-xylosyltransferase IRX9H isoform X1, whose translation MPLHFASLSFGTLSPVARAGTATNVEVCSVASPLSKSSSSPQNWSPSVGAFVFGAFSPRSFRGFERSKPRGQLWRKVLFHFFICFVVGVSVGLIPLASVHMSMNLMSKQRAFSFEVISAMGKFQQLENVTASINEAVNFNASLYVTAKEQELIDEVAYNVSNSQISEYSHVESQKLLIIVTPTYNHLFQAYYLHRLSQTLKLVSPPLLWIVVEMTSQSEETANILRSSGIMYRHLICKTNVTNPGHRSILQRNIAMAHIETHRLDGIVYFADDDNIYSIELFQQMREIRRFGTWTVARLSRERSRIILQGPICNENRVIGWHANESSGKSKRFHAEMSGFAFNSTILWDPKKWHRPTLEPIRQLDSVKESLRVSTLIEQVVEDESQMEGLMDNCSRVMVWHIDLESSYSSYPQKWIVKNNLDAIFQLPLV comes from the exons ATGCCACTCCATTTTGCTTCGCTGTCATTTGG AACTTTGTCACCTGTTGCTAGAGCTGGAACTGCAACAAATGTTGAAGTTTGTTCAGTAGCTTCTCCATTGTCTAAGTCGTCGTCAAGTCCTCAGAATTGGTCACCTTCAGTTGGTGCTTTTGTGTTTGGTGCTTTCTCCCCAAGGTCTTTCAGGGGTTTTGAAAGATCAAAACCGAGGGGCCAGCTCTGGAGGAAGGTGCTATTCCATTTTTTCATCTGTTTTGTGGTTGGTGTTTCTGTTGGACTCATCCCACTTGCATCAGTACACATGTCAATGAATCTCATGTCAAAACAGCGAGCCTTCTCATTTGAGGTGATATCTGCAATGGGAAAATTCCAGCAACTTGAAAATGTGACAGCATCAATCAATGAGGCTGTGAATTTTAATGCTTCTTTGTATGTAACCGCGAAAGAACAAGAACTAATAGATGAAGTGGCTTATAATGTATCGAATAGCCAAATCAGTGAATATTCACATGTGGAGTCTCAGAAGCTCCTCATCATTGTGACTCCAACATACAATCATCTATTTCAAGCATATTACTTGCATCGCTTGTCACAAACATTAAAACTGGTCTCACCTCCCTTGTTGTGGATTGTTGTTGAGATGACTTCGCAATCTGAAGAAACGGCTAACATCTTAAGAAGTAGTGGGATTATGTACAGGCATCTCATTTGTAAAACGAATGTAACCAACCCAGGCCATAGGAGCATTCTTCAGAGAAATATTGCAATGGCTCACATCGAAACTCATCGTCTTGATGGAATTGTTTACTTTGCAGATGATGATAACATCTACTCAATAGAGCTCTTTCAGCAAATGAGAGAAATAAG ACGATTTGGAACATGGACTGTAGCAAGATTATCAAGGGAGAGAAGTAGAATTATCTTGCAAGGGCCCATTTGTAATGAAAATCGAGTAATTGGATGGCATGCGAATGAATCAAGTGGGAAATCCAAAAGATTTCATGCTGAAATGTCGGGTTTTGCCTTCAATAGTACAATACTCTGGGATCCAAAGAAGTGGCATCGCCCTACTCTAGAACCTATCAGGCAACTTGACTCGGTCAAGGAAAGTTTGAGG GTCAGCACATTGATTGAGCAGGTGGTTGAAGATGAAAGTCAAATGGAGGGCTTGATGGACAACTGCTCGAGAGTTATGGTCTGGCATATCGATCTTGAATCGTCTTATTCGTCCTATCCTCAGAAATGGATTGTAAAGAACAACCTAGATGCCATTTTTCAGCTTCCACTTGTGTGA
- the LOC114162551 gene encoding drebrin — protein sequence MKTHQQQPKLKTQLFSCGFFRHCAQTVLSPTGATPPLPHTPPTFQCESSTSSSSSATSQSFTQWRFSPPTPTPTTTTTNSNTNNLVKTNANTTFNVPLPPPPPPPQIHNLQELFHISELQLTTDPASALQLLERSLVPNPPQDQPPCPPNLMHALTRNLALAKPATKILFALCLSDVNRRVAVETGAVSAVIEAALELDGAPAERALAALELMCTLPDGAHEVRAHALAVAVMVTMMGKTAARAKEYAIGVLAVVYGGFASDHHTAPPEEVARAVELALQGECSARARRKGAQLLKTLKELSEAEPLPLDTN from the coding sequence ATGAAAACCCACCAACAACAACCAAAGCTAAAAACCCAGCTTTTCTCTTGTGGCTTCTTCCGCCACTGTGCCCAAACCGTTCTAAGCCCCACCGGCGCCACCCCACCTCTTCCCCACACTCCCCCAACCTTCCAATGCGAATCCTCCACCTCCTCTTCTTCCTCCGCCACCTCCCAAAGCTTCACCCAGTGGAGATTCTCTCCCCCAACCCCCACtccgaccaccaccaccaccaacagtAACACCAACAACCTCGTCAAAACAAACGCAAACACAACCTTTAATGTTCCTCttcctcctccaccaccaccaccacaaatCCACAACCTCCAAGAACTCTTCCACATTTCAGAACTTCAACTAACAACAGACCCAGCTTCTGCCCTTCAACTTCTAGAACGTTCTCTTGTTCCCAACCCTCCCCAAGACCAACCTCCTTGCCCTCCCAACCTCATGCACGCTCTCACCCGCAACCTCGCCCTAGCCAAACCTGCCACCAAGATCCTCTTCGCACTCTGTCTCTCCGACGTCAACCGCCGTGTCGCCGTGGAAACTGGAGCCGTCTCCGCCGTCATCGAGGCCGCGCTTGAACTCGACGGCGCACCGGCCGAACGCGCCCTCGCCGCCCTGGAGCTCATGTGCACGCTGCCAGATGGCGCTCATGAGGTCCGCGCTCACGCCCTTGCAGTCGCTGTCATGGTCACCATGATGGGAAAAACCGCCGCCCGTGCCAAGGAATACGCCATCGGAGTCCTCGCCGTCGTGTACGGTGGCTTCGCATCCGACCACCATACTGCGCCCCCTGAGGAGGTGGCGCGTGCTGTTGAACTCGCGCTCCAGGGCGAGTGCAGCGCTCGGGCCAGGAGAAAAGGTGCCCAGCTGTTGAAAACGCTGAAAGAACTCTCTGAAGCTGAGCCTCTCCCTTTGGACACCAATTGA
- the LOC114195862 gene encoding probable beta-1,4-xylosyltransferase IRX9H isoform X2: protein MASIGRTLSPVARAGTATNVEVCSVASPLSKSSSSPQNWSPSVGAFVFGAFSPRSFRGFERSKPRGQLWRKVLFHFFICFVVGVSVGLIPLASVHMSMNLMSKQRAFSFEVISAMGKFQQLENVTASINEAVNFNASLYVTAKEQELIDEVAYNVSNSQISEYSHVESQKLLIIVTPTYNHLFQAYYLHRLSQTLKLVSPPLLWIVVEMTSQSEETANILRSSGIMYRHLICKTNVTNPGHRSILQRNIAMAHIETHRLDGIVYFADDDNIYSIELFQQMREIRRFGTWTVARLSRERSRIILQGPICNENRVIGWHANESSGKSKRFHAEMSGFAFNSTILWDPKKWHRPTLEPIRQLDSVKESLRVSTLIEQVVEDESQMEGLMDNCSRVMVWHIDLESSYSSYPQKWIVKNNLDAIFQLPLV, encoded by the exons ATGGCATCTATTGGAAGAACTTTGTCACCTGTTGCTAGAGCTGGAACTGCAACAAATGTTGAAGTTTGTTCAGTAGCTTCTCCATTGTCTAAGTCGTCGTCAAGTCCTCAGAATTGGTCACCTTCAGTTGGTGCTTTTGTGTTTGGTGCTTTCTCCCCAAGGTCTTTCAGGGGTTTTGAAAGATCAAAACCGAGGGGCCAGCTCTGGAGGAAGGTGCTATTCCATTTTTTCATCTGTTTTGTGGTTGGTGTTTCTGTTGGACTCATCCCACTTGCATCAGTACACATGTCAATGAATCTCATGTCAAAACAGCGAGCCTTCTCATTTGAGGTGATATCTGCAATGGGAAAATTCCAGCAACTTGAAAATGTGACAGCATCAATCAATGAGGCTGTGAATTTTAATGCTTCTTTGTATGTAACCGCGAAAGAACAAGAACTAATAGATGAAGTGGCTTATAATGTATCGAATAGCCAAATCAGTGAATATTCACATGTGGAGTCTCAGAAGCTCCTCATCATTGTGACTCCAACATACAATCATCTATTTCAAGCATATTACTTGCATCGCTTGTCACAAACATTAAAACTGGTCTCACCTCCCTTGTTGTGGATTGTTGTTGAGATGACTTCGCAATCTGAAGAAACGGCTAACATCTTAAGAAGTAGTGGGATTATGTACAGGCATCTCATTTGTAAAACGAATGTAACCAACCCAGGCCATAGGAGCATTCTTCAGAGAAATATTGCAATGGCTCACATCGAAACTCATCGTCTTGATGGAATTGTTTACTTTGCAGATGATGATAACATCTACTCAATAGAGCTCTTTCAGCAAATGAGAGAAATAAG ACGATTTGGAACATGGACTGTAGCAAGATTATCAAGGGAGAGAAGTAGAATTATCTTGCAAGGGCCCATTTGTAATGAAAATCGAGTAATTGGATGGCATGCGAATGAATCAAGTGGGAAATCCAAAAGATTTCATGCTGAAATGTCGGGTTTTGCCTTCAATAGTACAATACTCTGGGATCCAAAGAAGTGGCATCGCCCTACTCTAGAACCTATCAGGCAACTTGACTCGGTCAAGGAAAGTTTGAGG GTCAGCACATTGATTGAGCAGGTGGTTGAAGATGAAAGTCAAATGGAGGGCTTGATGGACAACTGCTCGAGAGTTATGGTCTGGCATATCGATCTTGAATCGTCTTATTCGTCCTATCCTCAGAAATGGATTGTAAAGAACAACCTAGATGCCATTTTTCAGCTTCCACTTGTGTGA